The genomic stretch GCGTACCTGTGTCCGGCGCCGCCAGCAAGCGGTCGACTTCTTCGAGAACCAGAACGTTCGGCAGCGGCTTCCACCATCGAGGCTGGTCGATATTGGCAGTGGGATTGTCCTCCCGCGCACGCTCCAGGATCAGGAAACGGTGCAAACCGCGGACTGCCGCAAATGCCCTCGCCGCCGAGCGTGGCTTGAGTTTGCGCAAATAGAGAAACTTCAGGAAGCCGGAAACTTCCGCCTGCTGCACCTCGATGATGGAAATACCGCCGAGATGTTCGAGGTACATGGCAAGGTCGTGCTCGTAGGACGCGAGGGTATTGTCGGACAAACCTTTCTCAATCCGCAGGTATTGCAAAAACCGCTGGACCCAATCCAGGTTGCTCATGTCAATTCAACACCGGCCTTCGGCCGCGCCTGCGTCACGATCCGAAACTCCATCAGCTCGCGGGTTTTCAGCAGGGTGGCCGTCGCAAAATAGGTTCCTGCACCCGCCGCGATCGTAATACCCAGCGCGAAGACTTTCCGGCTCATCGCTCCGGCATACAAACCAGGCCAATGAATGATTCCATATGCTACGGTCGCCAGAGCCGCCGAGGCCACCGCAAACTTCGAAACCGATTGGACAATGCCCCATACGCCGAAAGAGCCGTACCGCCTGTAGAAAATCACCAGGAGCGCAGTCGAACTGAAGAACGCCGACAGCGACGTTGCCAGTGCAGGGCCGCCGTTCTGCAGCGGGCGGATAAACAGGAAGTTCAAGCCGATGTTAAGCAGCAGCGCGGCGAAAGCGACCTTCACCGGCGTGCGCGTGTCCTGTAACGCATAAAAGGCCGGCACGATCACTTTAACCATGGAAAATGCCGAAAGACCCAGTGCGAAAAACGGCAGCGCCCAGGCCGTGAGCGCGGTCGAGGCCGCGGTGAAATCCCCATGTTGAAACAGGACTTCGATAATCTCCCGGCGCAGCAGAATCAGGCCCACCGTTGCCGGAAAGGTAATAAAGAGGATGAGCCGGGTCGCAAAGTTGACTGTGTTTTTGAGCTCATCCATCTGACGGAGCGCCGCCTGACGCGACAGCAACGGCAGAATAACTGTTGAAACCGCGACGGCGTAGGCGCCCAGTACGAACTCCATGACGCGGTCGGCGATGTAAAGCGCCGTCACGCTCCCTTCCGCGAGGTATGACGCGAATTGCGTGCCGACCAGAACATTCACCTGAACGATGCCTGCTCCAAAGATGACCGGCACCATCAATCGGACAACTTGCCGGACGCCGGGGTGATGGAAATCCAACCTGAAGCGGATTCGCCACCCCGTTTTCAAAAGTACCGGAATCTGAATCGTCAGTTGAAGAGCGCCACCGACGACGACACCCACCGCCAACGTCCGGGTCACGTCGCCGAAAAGCCCGCCAAGAAAGGAAAAGACGATCATCGTCAGATTCAAAATGATCGGTGCAAAGGCCGGCGCGCCGAAGCGATGAAAGCTGTTCAGAATTCCCATCGATAAGGCCGATAGACTGATCAGAAAAATGTACGGGAACATGATGCGGTTGAGCGCCGCGGTGAGTTCCAGCTTTCCCGGCGTGTCGGAGAAACCCTGAGCGAAAAGCCGGACCACCAGCGGCGAAAGAAGAATCCCCGCAATGGTGATCACAGTGAGACAGATCGTGATGACGGTTAGCATCGTATTCGCGAACTCCCAGCCGTCCTCCTCCTTATTTTCCGCGATGTAGCGTGTGAATACCGGAATGAATGCCGCGCTGACCGCACCTTCTCCGACGAGGCGGCGCAGCAGATTCGGGATTCTGTAAGCGGTGGTGTAGGCGTCCGCCGCCGTTCCCGCACCCAGCAGGAACGCGATCCGGGAGTCACGGATGTATCCGAATATCCGGCTGATGATGGTGAAGGCGCTGATGAGTGAAGCAGACTTCAGGAGGTGCCGGTGTTCGCTCATTACTTAGCCGGTATACTAGCATCCCGAAAGGCGGGAAAACGTGAAGCTATCCGACATGGCAGCGCGGCTGAATTGCATTCTGAAAGGCGATGGCGCGCTCGAAATCAGCAGAGTTATCGGAATCGACGAGGCCGGGACCGGAGATGTGACTTTCGTCTCCAATCCGAAATACGCGGCCAAGGCTCGGACGACGAAGGCCACCGCCGTCATCGTGTCGCCGGATTTCCCGGAAATCGACAAGGCCACGCTGCGGAGCTCCAACCCGTATCTGACATTTGCGCGGGCCGTTGAGCTCTTTTATCAAGCCCCGCAACCTGACCGGATTGTCGACGCCGGCGCCCGGATCGCCGGCTCGGCGCAGATTGGAGAGGGTGCCTCGATCGCACCCTATGTGGTTATCGAAGACGGCGTGCAGATCGGAAAGAACTGCACCTTGTATCCCTTCGTCCATATCTCACGCGGAGCCCGGATCGGAGACAATTTCAAAGCCTATGCGCACGTTTCCGTCCGCGAGTTCTGCAGGATCGGGAACAATGTCATCCTGCAGGACGGAGTGAAGGTCGGGACGGACGGCTTCGGTTACGCCAAAAAAGACGACGGCAGCTACTACAAAATCGTCCAATCAGGCGTCGTGGTGATTGAAGACGACGTGGAGGTCGGCGCAAATGCCACCATCGACCGCGCAACGATCGGCGAAACACGGATTCGCCGCGGAGCCAAAGTCGATAATCTCGTGCAGGTGGGCCATGCCTCGGATGTGGGCGAGGATACGCTGCTCTGCGCCCAGGTTGGGCTGGCGGGAAGCTCGAAGATCGGCCGCAGCGTGATCCTTACAGGCCAGGTCGGCGTTGCGGGTCACCTCGAAATCGGCGACCGCGTGGTGGCGACGGCGCAGACCGGTATTCCGAACTCGATTGAAGCGGATAAGATTGTTTCCGGGTATCCCGCGATTGATAACAAGCTCTGGCTGAAGAGCTCGGCGGTGTTTAAGCGTCTGCCGGAACTTTTGAAGCGGATCGAGGCCTTGGAAAAGAAGGCAGGAACACAAGAAGCACAAAAGGCACAAGAATAAGATTTCTTGTGCTTTTTGCGTTTACTTCCGTACGCTCGTATTCGAGTGCTTCTTGTGTTCCTGCTCCCTAATTCACCAGCATGACAGGTGCCTGCCAGAAGGCGACCTTCTGTCCCATCGGATCCAGGACCGTGACCTGGCAGTTGTACTCACCCACGGGCAGCTTCGAAAGCGACAGGCTGAATTTCAGCGGCAGCGCCTTCGACTTCGGATCGAGCCCGTCAACGACCTGTAGAGGCGTCGTTTCGAACGCTTTGGTCTGGCCGCGATAGAACGTCACGAATGCCACCAGCGGCTCGGTCGTCGTCGCAGTGCGTTCGTAGGCCTGCAGATAGACATACATATCGCGGTTCTTGCTGAACACCCGCGTCACGCTCGGAATCAGCCTCTGGCCTTCGACAATCATAGGATCTACAGCGATGGCTGCCGCAGCCGCGTTTTTGTCCTTCGCGGCATTATAAAGAGCATCCTTCATATCAACGCGCTGGCTGCTCAGAACAACCGAACTGATTGGAATGCGCTTCTCTTCCTTCATCAGATTGGGAACGGTGAACGACGCCTGGTAGGTTCCGATCCGCCCGGTTTCCGCGTCCCGCGCCAGGAATTTGATCTGGTACTTGCCGGGCAGGAGAGTGAATCCGGTGTGATATTCGATCGGACGCTTGCCCAGGTCGCTCGCCGTCTCACCGCTGACTTTGGTATCGACTTTGTCGCGCAGGTTCTGAATCGTGGTGCCGTAATCGTCTTTCACTTCCCCGATAAAGTCGATCAGGGTTTTCTCAGTCGCCCCTCCGCTCTTTGCCAGCACGAGTTCGCTTCCGGGGATCTTGACGTCGATGGGAACGAAGTATTCGGCGCGGTTCAGCTGGAAGAAGTTCACTTCCATGGCGATGGTGATGTCTGTGATCGGGTCGCCGAGCATCAAGGCGTCTTCCAGTTGGCGCTCCTTGTCGGCCGTCGTGTACTTATTGAATGTCTTTCCGGCGTAGTATCCCTGCCGGTAGTCCAGTTTCGCGGTTTGGGTTTCTTTGAGCGAGACTTTGACGCGCCTGAACTTGCCGTCGAGGTTCGTGTTACTCGAGTAGTAACCGATAATGTAATAGCTCGTGATCGCCTGTTCGGCTTTAACGATTCCGACCGACAAATCATTGTTATCGAGCAACGCTTCGCCGCCGGTATCCTTGGCCAGGGCGTAAAGGCTGTCCTGCGAGACCTGGAACCTCGATATCGCGGCCATCGCTGTTTGACCGGTGAATGCGCCGTTACCGCTCCGAGACGGCGTTGTCGCATCGCCCAGCGGCATCAGGGCGACGAGGCCGCGGGCATCGACAGGAAAGAACTTGACGTTCGAGCGGATCGCAGCATTGATCGTCGCGCGCAGTTGCGCCTGGTTGTCGGTTCCGTTCAGATTCAAGCCGCTCGCGAAGTAGACGAACGATTTTTCTTCATTCAGGTTTTTCAGCATATTCACGGCGGTCTGAAGCGCGGCGAGCTGCCGGTCGGTATTGAATATGTTGAACTCACCCATGTCCTGACCGAACGCCGAGGTCGAATCCGCCGTCAAATTGTCGCTGTCATCGGGATAAATCAGCTTTCCGAGAACGGTGAAAAGAGCTTCCTGATCGTTGGTGAAGTCCTGCAGCACCTTCACGGCGCCGTTCGTAAATGCCATGATCGCCACCAGATCCGGCTTCTTCATCTGGGTTCGGATGAACTTGTCTGCCGCCGTGAAGGCGCGCAATTGATCCGGCGGGGAAACGTTCTGCATGTCGAAGAACAGAACCATCAACCGGCGGCCGTCATACCGCTTGTCGCCGTTGGGCGGCGGTGTGATCTGAGTGGCCACCGGAGGACGCACGATTTCAACCGGCGTTGTTATTGCGGCAGTTGCCGCGCCGGCAGCCTTCTGGCCGGGAGCCGGCGCGTCTTCCATCCGCTGGAACTGAAAAAGGCCTATGGTTTGCGGTACGTTGTCTTCGGTAACCGTGAAGTCCTTGGCGGTAAGTCCCTCGATGTCTTTACCATCTTTATCCTTCACGATCACATTTTCGACCACCAGTTGCGAATCCACGCTGAGCGTGAAGGGCTGATCCGCTTTCTGTGGCGCGATAACCTGCTGGGCATTCGATCTTGGAACGGCGCAAAGGAAACCCAAAAGGCATAAAACGAGGATACCTTTGATTCTTGCGGCCATTCTTGTGTCTCTTGTGCTTCTCGTGTTCCGTTCCCGTTCTCGTCTCATGTTAGAACCTCACTCGCACTGTTGTCTGCAGGATGCGCATCTGATTCGCGCTGGCCGGTAATCCGAACTGTGGAGCACTGATGTTCGTATTCCAACTCGTAAATGCCACGTGATTCATCACATTGGCTGCATTTATCGTCAAGTCGATGTTATAGCGGTCACCCCACGGGAACGTCCGTCCCAGGGTGCTGTTCAGGCTGAACTGTGTGGGGCCTGTAATCGAATTTCTGGCGGCGTTGCCAAACTGACCGGCGGCGGGAACGCTGAAAGCCGCAGGATTCAAAGACTTTCCCTCTGGAGCAGCGGTAATAGAGGCGCCCGTCACATTGGGCCGCAGATTACCGGTAACTCCGGTGCCCGCCACGTTTGAAAAATAGGTGGGCGTTTCAGGCGTTCCGCTTCCGACAGTCAACGCAGAGGCGAAAGTCCATGATTTGAGCACAGCACCCTTCCAACCGCTGAGCAGGGCACCGCCGCGAACTCCGGATCCCGTGCTGTATTGTCCCTGAACGGAGAGCTGATGGCGCTGGTCGAAAGACGACAAAGCGCGTTCAGCATCCAGATGGAGCCAGTTCTGAGCCACATTGGTACCAGCCGAGGTCACGGTAGCCACCTGCGCGCCTCCCATCAACGGTGCGTCATCGATGGCCTTGGCGTAGGTGTACTGCAGAGTCGATGTGAACCCGCTCCGGAGCCGGCGGCGTACCTGAATCTGCCCGGCGTGCCGCGTCGAATTACCGTTCGATGTCAGGAATATATATCCCGTCGGGCTGATAGCGCCCGTCGGGAATGTGTTCGGTAGAAACTCCTGCGGCAGGCGCGTTCCTTTCGTGCCGAGGTAGTTTGCCGTCATCTGCAGCGCAAACGGAAGATCGCGCTGTACCGACAGCGTCCAGTTGTCTGCATAACCGATTTTGAAATTCGGATCGACAGCGAATGTGGTCTGAGATATCCCCTGCGTGGCATTGAAACCGTTCGCAAGCGTCAACGGGTTTGCGGCCGAATTGGGCACGCTTAAGCTCTTGGAAAGCGGCGCCTGTTGAGCCATCTGGTTCGCGATCGATTGATAAACACCCGTGTTGCGGTAGATACCATATGATCCGCGCACGATCACCGATGAAGCGGCGATCGGCCGCCAGGCGAAAGCAAACCGGGGCAGAATGTCCATCGGGTCCTTATTGATCAGGTCGTTGCCGATCGCGGGAGCAATCGTCGTGAAATTCGGACCGATACTGAGGTTCACCAGACGGTTATATTTCTCGCTGATCGGTGTTTCATATTCCCAGCGTGCACCCAGCATCAATGTCAGAGCGCCGTTGATGCGCCAGTCATCCTGGAAGAACAGATCGGTGACCGTCTGCCTGAAATATTTGTCGGCATTACCGAAGGCGATTTCACTGGTGCCCGGAACTCCGAGCAGAAAGTCTGCGAAATCCACTCCCGCAATCGCGCCCGTAAAGGTAAATGTCCCGCGCGGATCCTGTTGAGAAATGGTATTGAACTGCGCCCTGCGCATGTCTCCACCGAACTGGATATTGTGGCGGCCATGGTTCCAGAAACTGCCGTATGAAACAGTGGTTGTCTGGTTTCGAACGGCCGAATACTGCGCGTCCGACAATCCGGAGACGCCGGTGCCGTTGGTGAAATTCAATGCCGTCGGGCCCCAGTTTACGGGATCCTGATTATTTCCGGTGATGCCGGCAAGACCCGAAACATTGAGTTTGTTCGCAAAAAACGGCGTTGTCGTTATGGATTGCCGGCCGAATCGAAAGCCGAATTGCGAGGAAAACCGCTGCGTCGGCCGGAACGTCCAATTGATTGCGGCATTGATGCCCTTCGATCGGCCCGAGTCCAGAAAACTGAAAAGGTTCGGATTGCCGGTGCGTGAGCTTTGGAAGGCGAAATTCCCGTTGACCTGATTTCTCTGGTTGATCGACTTATTCATTTGAGTCTGGACGGCGTCCGTGTGCACCACCCCGACAATGGGAATCTGATAATTGTATTGAGGATTCCCGGTGAAATTCGGCTTGGGAAAGTAGGCCAGCAGGGATTGCGCCTGCGGGCTGATCCGTTGTCCAGGGATCATATCGCCGCCGAACGGTTGCCCCGTCACCGGATCGATGACCTGCGCCGGCAACCCCGTGGGCAATACGGTCTCCGAGAAATCTCCCATCCGTTCCAAGTCCGTCGGCATGCGTCCTGTGGCTACAGAGGCAGTCCGGTTCTGAGTGCGGCTGTAACCGAAGAAGAAATTCGGTCCGTTGTTGTTCTTGATGATTCCGGGGAGCTTCAGCGGACCGCCGAAGTTGAATGTCAACTGGCCCTTCGAGTAGGACGGTCTCGTGGTATTGGCGCCAGCCAGTGAATACGACCGCGCATCGAGCGCTGAGGTATCAAAATTCACCAATCCGATTCCGCCATTATATAAAGGACGCAAACCGCGGCGGTTGTTGCCGAAAGCTCCAAGCTGGGCGAACGGCGAGGCCGCTCCATTGTTGACGGTTCCATTGATCAGCGAAGCGTCGGCGGCCCGTGAATTCAATTCGTCCTGGCTCGCATTGGCGAACGTGCTCGACGTCTGTTGCGCCGGAGGATTGGCCGGTTGCTGGGCGTTGGCGTTCTGATTGACTTGAGTCTGCGCAAAGCCCGTCTGCTGAGCGCGTGGAGTCGCCGGCGCGCCCTTGGCCGCACCCTTGGCATTTCCGGCGGCCGGAGCGGCCGCAGCCGCAGTCGGCGCGGGTTCATTATGGACGACATCTGCCTTGATCTCTGCCATCGAAAGCATCTTCAGTTCCCACGCTGTCGTGGCGGTATCGCCTTTGAGCTTGGCAAATCCCAGCATTTCAATCTCAACAGGCCAGGGCCCTTCCTTCAGATCGGGAAATGAATAGGCACCCATCGGATCCGTGACCGTAACCAGGGTCTTGTCTCCCTGGGTGACGGTGACCGTCGCGCCCGGTACCGGTACTCCTCCGAACATGAGCTGGCCGTGCGCTTCCGCAAATACAGGAATTACGGATGATATGGACAAGACGAAACACAAAAGGCACGCAATAAAGTGGCGCAATCTAATTCTCCGAAGGCTTCTGGACGTTATCGACGACGATGACGTCCACCGGCCCCTTTGTGGAATCCAATTTTAGTCCCAGTTGTTCTTGTAAAGCCGTGAAGATCGATGGTCCGTTGGGGTCAATCGCAGGCCCAGGTTCCGGTCCCGCAGGACCTCCGGGACCGGGCCCGGCCGCTCCCGCGCTGCCGCCGCCCGGAGCCGGGTCCGGAGTCCACTGCAGTTTCGCGTCGTACAGCCCCTTCAATCCGGTCTTATCCACAACGATCCGGCCAACCAGCGATGAGAGCGTCTGGACGATGTTGGTCTCGTTCATCGCGACAGCTTCGAGATTCCCTCTTCCCGTACGCAAACTGTAGCGGGGCATCTGACCGCCCGCTTGTAATGGTGAAGGAGGGGGTGCGCCGCGTTCGGGCGGCTTGTACGGCGTCTGATCGTCGGAAAGCCTCATCTTCAGGCCGCTTTTCGCGATCGTAAGCTCATAGATCGGGAGGTCCCGAGTTTCAGTGTGAGTCTTGAGTTGGAACCGATCTTCCAGAAGCGATTGAAGACGGATTGCCATCGGACTCGGCTTGCCTGGGTCCGGCGGTCCGGCCGGCTGCGGGATGCTGCCTTCCTCGGCCCGCGCTTCGACATCCCAGAAGTCGCTTGTCATCCAACTCGGGCCACCCGCCACCTGAAAGTCACGGATACTGTAAGCAAACGTCAGCATGGCGCGGAGGGGAACGTGGCTGATGACCAGCCGACCGCCCGGCTGCATCCCGATCATGCTTCCGCGCTGGCCGGGATCGCTCGGCTTAACTGTCGCAACTTCAAATGACGGCTTCGCACCGGCGGTCGCCTGACTAAAGATAGGAATCGCAACAACAATGATCGCCAGAACGATCAGGAACCCCGCTCGCATAGTTTCCCCTGCGTTATAGACACCCCAGCCGTGACTTCCGTTGACAGAATTCGGCGCCGGCCGTCAAAGTGCTACCTTTATAGCACGTCGACTGCGGACATAGCCCCATGTTTTATTACGGACGAGACACCCGAAAATTAACAGTTCTTGCTTTTTCTTCCCCGACGGCGAATAGACGCAGCCGGCGTTCGGACGTTAGACACCGGAAGCATCCTTTTTGATCACTAAAAGATCCGATACGGAAACCAGGGGCGGAATGTTCCAACCTACTGGTTTCCATAACGACGGACGAAGAAGCCGTTTCGGTCTAATGTCCGTGCAATTCGGATCATTAGATCTTGCCTCACCGATTGCTCCCGGTGGCATTCGAAAGTCCGTTCCGAATCGTTGTGCATTATCAATGGATTGGACCTCCAGTCCCGCCCGCAACGTGTTCGCCAATGAGACGATGCGTGCCGGGAACGAACACTACAACTTTAAAAGCAGACAGCTCCGGATGCCTGAACGTCCTTCTCGCTGTATCCATGACACTTTCATGACAACTCACCTTCCCTCGCGATCTAGAATGCTGCGGTGAGCCCCGGCGATCCAAGGCGTAAGCGGCAGATTCTCCTTTTCCTGGCTGCCATCCTCATTCCGACCGCCGTATTAATTACCCTCGCCATGCGTCTGGCGCGGCAGGATGCCGAACTTGCCGAAAAGAGAAGCGCCGATCAGCGCCGGGACGCCCTGGACGAACTCCGGCGGGAGCTGGCGGCCCGGCTGGAAACGATCAAACTGCAGGAACTGACCCGGCTGTCCGGAGAATCCGCCTCTCGGGAAGTGCCGGCGGGCGACTTTCCGGTCTTGTTTGTCGCTCCGCTGGTTCAAAACCGGCTGATTCTGCCGTGGGAGAGCACGGCTCCGCCTGCTGCCGAGCCGGAAGAGTTTCTGCAAAAACAGAAAGAAGCCGAAGCCCGGGAATTTCTTGGAAACGACTTTTCCGGCGCCTTTCAGGCCTACACTCAAGCGCAGGCGGCGTCGTCCAACCCTTCCGGCCAATGCGCTTCGAGCCTTTCCGCGGCAAGAGTATTGATCAAAGGAGAAAGAAAGCCGGAAGCGGCCGCGATATACCGCTCGATGTTGGAAAAATGTGCATCCGTGGAGGATGCCGACGGCATGACTTTTGCTCTCTATGCTGCGGAACGACTGATCTCGCTCGATCTGGACTCCAACCCTGCCCGCGAATACATCATCAAGCGGGTCCGATCGCTGCGATGGCTGCCGCCGGTTCAAGCCTACCTGATGCAATCGTTGCTGCGGGATGCGGCCAGCGCGGAGGCGAAACAGGCGGGCGACAGGCTGACCTCCGAGATCCATGACGTTGAACAGATCCTGGCGCTCGCGAACGACCTGAGCCGGCTGGGTCGAATCGACTTCCCGTTTCACGCCAACCCGGGACAATCGGTGTGGCTGGCTTATGGGGACGAACCCTGGCTGATCACCGTGATGTCGACGGCGTCTTTCGCGCCTCCGGTGGTTCTCGCCATTTCCTCAAAGAAAGTTTCGCCTCCCGGGGTGACCTTCACGGCCGCAAAATCCGCGACTTCTCTGCCCTTGGGAGACGGCTTCGTCGATCTCGATGTCGAATGGCCCGCCGGGCGCTTCGCTCCCGCTACAACCGTGCCGCCATTTTTGTATGCCGCCGGAATTGTCCTGATTCTCAGCGTGACGCTGTTCGCCGGCTACCTTCTGCTGCGGGACGTCAGCCGGGAAATCGAAGTGGCGGAAATGCGATCGCACTTTGTCGCGAGCGTTTCCCATGAGTTGAAAACGCCGCTGACTGCGATTCGTATGTTCGCCGAGACCCTCGCGATGGGAAGAGCCACGGACGAACGGACCCGATCCGAATATCTCCAGACGGTCGTCAATGAAAGCGAACGCCTTTCCCGTCTCGTCGACAACGTACTCGATTTTTCCAGAATCGAACGCGGCAAGAAAATTTACCGGATGCAGCCGGTATCCCTTCCGGAAATCGTTCGCGCTGCCGCGAAAACCATGCAATACCCATTGACGCAACAGGGCTTCGCGCTGACGGTTTCGATCGAAGAGCAATTCCCTGCTGTTCGAGCCGATGCGGACGCCCTGGAACAGGCGATCCTGAACCTGCTCGCGAATGCACTGAAATACTCCGGCGATGCCCGGGAAATCGAGTTGCACCTCGACCACTCCAAGACCGATGCGATCATCAAGGTTGTCGACCGGGGTATCGGTATCGCCGGGGAAGACCAGAACCGGATATTCGAGAAGTTTTACCGCGTTCGTTCAGCGCACGCCGAAGGCGTTCCCGGCACGGGACTGGGACTCACTTTAGCCACCCATATCGTGAAGGCCCATGGCGGCCGTATCGAGGTGTCGAGCGAAGTCGGACACGGAAGCACCTTTTATATATGTCTGCCGCTGGAACAGCCGGAGGCGAACGCATGAATAAAGTTCTTGTTGTCGAAGATGACGCGGCAATCCTGCGCGGCCTGGCCGACAATCTGGCGCACGAGGGTTATGAGGTCGTCACCGCAGTCAACGGAGAGACCGGATACAACCTTCAAAAAAGCGAAAGGCCCGACCTCATCATCCTGGATCTCATGCTGCCGCGCATGAGCGGCCTGGAATTGTGCCGGAAACTCCGCGGCGAAGGTGTTCAGACCCCGATACTGATGCTGACGGCAAGGAGCGAAGAGTCCGACCGGGTGATCGGTCTCGACCTGGGCGCCGATGATTACGTCACGAAACCGTTCTCCCTGCGTGAGCTCATGGCCCGCGTCCGGGCTCTCCTGCGGCGGATTCAGGCTGCCGTCGATCTTCCCAATGAACTGCAATTCGGCGATGTTGAAGTGGACTTCCGGCGCTACGTGGCCATCCGTGCGGGGAAACTCGTCGAGATGACGCGGAAGGAATTTGCCACGTTGCGAATCCTCGCCGCCCGGGCAGGTGAGGTCGTGACTCGCGAGCAACTCCTCAACGAAGTCTGGGGCTACGAGGCATATCCCGTCAGCCGGACCGTCGACAACCATATCGCCGGCCTGCGCGCCAAACTGGAAAAGGATCCGGCGCGGCCGGCACACATTCGAACCGTCCACGGCGTCGGATACAAGTTCCTTCACAGTGCAATTTCATGACAATCACCTTACAAAAAATGTGCAGACGGCGGACTTCCCGATGACGACTCGCGAAGCCTCCAGGCGTTATTGTCCGTTCTCATCGTTTCGAGGCATGAGCGGCGCGAATGCAAGCGCGATAGCGCGCAGCCATAAATAGAAGGAGGTTCCGATGAAAGGGCAGGCGCTGGTGGTTTTGCTGGTGGTTTTATTGATGAGCGTTGTAGGGACGGCCGGAGCCGCGGGTTCACAGGTTGCGCTCGAGTTGTACCAGCGCGCGCTGGTTCAGGAACAAGCGGCAGGCA from Terriglobia bacterium encodes the following:
- a CDS encoding HAMP domain-containing sensor histidine kinase — its product is MSPGDPRRKRQILLFLAAILIPTAVLITLAMRLARQDAELAEKRSADQRRDALDELRRELAARLETIKLQELTRLSGESASREVPAGDFPVLFVAPLVQNRLILPWESTAPPAAEPEEFLQKQKEAEAREFLGNDFSGAFQAYTQAQAASSNPSGQCASSLSAARVLIKGERKPEAAAIYRSMLEKCASVEDADGMTFALYAAERLISLDLDSNPAREYIIKRVRSLRWLPPVQAYLMQSLLRDAASAEAKQAGDRLTSEIHDVEQILALANDLSRLGRIDFPFHANPGQSVWLAYGDEPWLITVMSTASFAPPVVLAISSKKVSPPGVTFTAAKSATSLPLGDGFVDLDVEWPAGRFAPATTVPPFLYAAGIVLILSVTLFAGYLLLRDVSREIEVAEMRSHFVASVSHELKTPLTAIRMFAETLAMGRATDERTRSEYLQTVVNESERLSRLVDNVLDFSRIERGKKIYRMQPVSLPEIVRAAAKTMQYPLTQQGFALTVSIEEQFPAVRADADALEQAILNLLANALKYSGDAREIELHLDHSKTDAIIKVVDRGIGIAGEDQNRIFEKFYRVRSAHAEGVPGTGLGLTLATHIVKAHGGRIEVSSEVGHGSTFYICLPLEQPEANA
- a CDS encoding response regulator transcription factor, producing the protein MNKVLVVEDDAAILRGLADNLAHEGYEVVTAVNGETGYNLQKSERPDLIILDLMLPRMSGLELCRKLRGEGVQTPILMLTARSEESDRVIGLDLGADDYVTKPFSLRELMARVRALLRRIQAAVDLPNELQFGDVEVDFRRYVAIRAGKLVEMTRKEFATLRILAARAGEVVTREQLLNEVWGYEAYPVSRTVDNHIAGLRAKLEKDPARPAHIRTVHGVGYKFLHSAIS